Within the Bradyrhizobium cosmicum genome, the region CGACCAACGCCAAGGTGCCGCTGACCGGCGCGAACCTCACCGTCGCCAAGAGCGTCGACGACCTCGTCGCCAACAATGTGCTGCTGGACTGGACCAAATTCCAGTCGCTGCGCGGCGAATGGATCACCCGCTTCAGCAAGGAAGTGAAGATCTAGATGACGCCGGCCAGCACGAATGCATCAAGACAGTTGTTGCCGGTGGTTCCGCTGGCGGCGCTGTTCCTTGCAGCCTTCGTGCTGCCGCTGGCCGCGCTCGTCGCGATCAGCCTGTTCCGGAACCCGCAGTCCGCGGAGCTGTCGCTTCTGCAATATCTGCGATTCCTGTCGGACCCATTTAGCATCAAGGTGCTGTCGGATACGCTGTGGCTCGGCGCGGAGGTCGCTCTGGCAACGCTGGTCCTCTCATATCCGCTCGCGCTGGTTTATGTCGCGAGCGGCCCGTTCATGCGCACCCTGATCACTTTCCTGATCATGCTGCCACTCCTGACCAGCACGGTGGTGCGCACCTTTGCGTGGATCGTCATTCTCGGCCGCGACGGCATCGTCAACTCGGCGATGCTGTCGCTGGGACTCTGGCAGTCGCCGGCGCGGCTGCTCTACACCTGGGAGGGCATGGTGCTGGCGTTGACGCAGATCCAGCTCCCCTTGATGGCACTGCCTGTCATCAACAGCCTGCTGCGGCTCGACGGCAATCTGACGCGGGCGGCGGAGGGACTGGGCGCGAGCCGCGTCCGCATCTTCCTCACGGTCGTCCTGCCACTGACACTGCCCGGCGCCATCGCCGGCTG harbors:
- a CDS encoding ABC transporter permease — protein: MTPASTNASRQLLPVVPLAALFLAAFVLPLAALVAISLFRNPQSAELSLLQYLRFLSDPFSIKVLSDTLWLGAEVALATLVLSYPLALVYVASGPFMRTLITFLIMLPLLTSTVVRTFAWIVILGRDGIVNSAMLSLGLWQSPARLLYTWEGMVLALTQIQLPLMALPVINSLLRLDGNLTRAAEGLGASRVRIFLTVVLPLTLPGAIAGWLLVFAAAATAFITQTLVGGGRIILMPSYIYQQAVGVQDWPFAAALSLIFTLAVTGIVFAIGALSRRFVRGVDAA